GGGGTGCGGCGTCGGCTACTCCTGCGCCGAGGGTGGTGGTGAAGAGGGCTGCTGCTGCCAGGGCGATGGCGCGTTTCATGGGGTTCTCCGGGTTCGTAATCACCGCAGACGGTTCACCACCTGCGGTGAGTAGCTTAAAGCTTCCTGAGTGTCCAGGAGGCGGTTCACAATCTGCCAGAACCGGGTGAGGCTGATGCCGAACTCGTCTCGCACCTTCTGCTCGAGGTTGCCGGCGTAGTTCCATCTCCGCCCGGCCAGGTCGAGCATCGCCTTCTCTTCGTCCGTCATGCGACGTCACTCCACGACCAGTCACCCTCGGTCGCCGCTTCGATCTCGGCGACCTCGATCGGGTCCAGGTGTTGCATCCGCGTCCACGCCGTCTGCTCGTCCACCCACAGATGCTCAGCGAGCTCAGGCAGTGACGGGTGACGAAGCCAACGGAAGGCGTCCACCAACTGCGGGAGTGTGATCAGCCGGCGAGCCGTCTCACGCTCAATCGTGTCCTCATCAGCGTCAGGCATCTCCCGGTGCAGCAGCTCGTGGGTGAGGGTGCACCGTCTCTCCGCTTGGTGAGGCCGCGGTGAATCCAGATGGTGCGCTCGCCGTTGAGCCCATCGTTCCGGTGAGAGTCGCTGTGTGCAGTCGATCGCGATGTGCGGGTAGTCATCGCGGGCTGACCGCCAGGGATGCCAGTTCATGTCCGAAATAGGAACATGCACCTCTGACAGAAACGGCCCTGACCTCGAATAACATCAATGAGATTCGTCAGGGTCTTGGGTTTGAACCGTGGGTTCCGCTTGCGGCGGCCTTCGCATCCTCGGCCGCTCAGGTTTGGGACTTGATTCCGGGAAGGCAAGGCTGTGACCTTGCCGCCGGCTGTGGTCTTCTGCTC
This Gordonia westfalica DNA region includes the following protein-coding sequences:
- a CDS encoding DUF3263 domain-containing protein; amino-acid sequence: MTDEEKAMLDLAGRRWNYAGNLEQKVRDEFGISLTRFWQIVNRLLDTQEALSYSPQVVNRLR